cttaacaaggcacacctgttaattgaaatgcattccaggtgactacctcatgaagctgggtgagagaatgccaagagtgtgcaaagctgtcatcaaggcaaagggtggctactttgaagtatttcaaataatttgatttgtttaacacttttttggttactacaagattccatgtgttatttcatagttttgatgtctacactattattgtacaatgtagaaaacttgtgactggtactgtatatgccaaaaaagtattttacgtattgtgtttgtactgtgtaggCTATATGATGTTCACAAATGTAATTTCATTACTTCCATTCAACTAGCTATTTTTTTCCGCAAGATACTTTTAATTAGAAAGTTAATTCAGTTAATCAAGTTAATGCTGATTTTTAGTTGAAACGTTGTGTGGTTATCATATGGTGTCtttttaataaacacaaaatgggACTTTTCATTCTAAGACTTCTTTTAATATACATCACATATGATCTGTATACACACAACAGCGCTTTATAAGCAAAACACTTGCCAAGTGTATTGGTAAgtatctatttgtcaataacagttgGTGCGCGATGTCAAATATTAAataagtctcaaggtattgctcgcatgaggtagagtaccttatggtaagctgtagaccacactatctaccaagagttctcatctatattactcatagccgtctatttaccaccacaaaccgatgctggcactaagaccgcactcaacaagctgtataaggccataagcaaacaagaaaatgctcatccagaagcagtgctcctagtggccggggactttaatgcaggcaaacttaaatccgttttacctcatttctaccagcatgtcacatgtgcaaccagaggggaaaaaaactctagccCACGTTTACTCCTcccctctagaccacctttacttctCCCCTGCCCTctatttgacaaatctgaccataattcaaGCAAAAacaaaagcaggaagtaccagtaactcactcaatacggaagtggtcagatgacgcggatgctacaggactgttttgctagcacagactagatTTTTTTCCGGGATTCAtcaaatggcattgaggagtataccacctcagtcatcgtcttcatcaataagtgcatcaacaacgacgtccccacagtgaccgtacatacatatcccaaccagaagccatggattacaggcaacatccgcatcgagctaaaggctagagctgctactatcaaggagtgggacactaatctggacgcttgtaagaaattccgctatgccctcagacgaaccatcaaacaagcaaagcatcaatacaggattaagattgaatcctactacaccggctctgacgatcgtcgaatgtggcagggctttaAAACTATTACAGTCTACAAAGGGAAACAAGACGAGCTAAACGTttttttatgcttgcttcgaggcaagcaacactgaagcatgcatgagagcaccagcttttctggacgactgtgtgataatgctctcggtagctgatgtgagcaagaccttttaaggtcaacattcacaaagctgcggggccagacggattacaggGACGTCtcctcaaagcatgcgtggaccaactggcaagtgtcttcactgacattttcaacctctcccagactgagtctgtaatacgtacatgtttcaagcagactaccatagtccgTGTGCCCATGGAAGCAAAGCTAACAttcctaaatgattaccgccccgtagcactcacgtctgtagccatgaagtgctttgaaaggctggtcatggctcacatcaacagcatcctcccagataccctagacccactcaattagcataccgccccaacagatccacagatgatgcaatctcaatcacattccacactgccctttcccacctggacaaaaggaacatctatatgagaatgctgttcattgactacagcgttcaacaccatagctcatcactaagctaaggaccctgggactaaacacttccctctgcaactggatcctggacttcctgacggtccgcccccaggtggtaagggtaggcaacaacacgtctgctacgctgatcctcaacactggggcccctcagaggtgtgtgcttagtcccttcctgtactccctgttcacccacgactgcgtggccaagcaaaactccaacaccctcattaagtttgcagacgttgtctcaccgacaacgatgagacagcctatagagagaaggtcagagacctggcagtgtagtgccaggacaacctctccctcaatgtgagcaagacaaaggagctgatcatggactacaggaaagggcaggcagaacaggcccccattaacattgacggggctgtagtggagcgggttgagagtttcaagttccttggtgtccacacaccaagacagtcgtgaagagggcacgacagcaccttttccccctcaggagactgaaaagatttgacatgggtccccagatcctcaaaaagttctacagctgcaccatcgagagcatcctgactggttccatcaccgcctggtatcgTGACTGCTcaacatctgaccgtaaggcgctacagagggtagtgcgtacggtccagtacatcactggggccaagcttcctgccatccaggatctgtatactaggcggtgtcagaggaaagcccaaagaattgtcagactccattcacccaagtcatggacttttctctctgctaccatacggcaagtggtaccggagcgccaaatctaggaccaaaaggctccttaacagcttctacccccaagccataagactgttgaacaattaatcaaatcgCCACCGGATTATTTACATCGTCTTCAACTTTCTTCTACGATGTACGCGAATATAACTTGTTGTATAATACTTCTACATCTTTATTGCTATGAAAGCATATGAATATATGTGAAAAGGACCGGCAAAAACTTTAGTTTTGTCATATGCGAAGTAGTAGCCTAGTCAAGGATGCATCATCATGCAATATTGGGACACAGCACTTTACAGACCTAGATGTAATGGAACAAAAGTAAACCTTGAATTTGTAATTTACTTATTTTAAGAAATGCCATTGGTTTGTGGATAAAAAGTCTAAGTTCTTTGATAGGATGATGTGGAATTTGTTACCGGAAATAATCACTGCCAACTGGTGAGATTAGCATAAGGCTAACGTGTGCCAGGTTATCTGATCGGACCAGCTAAAATGtaatgaaagggaaagggggatatctagtcagttgtacaactgattgcgtcttccgcatttaacccaacccttctgaatcagagaggtgcagggggctgccttaaacgacatccacgtcatcggcgcccgaGGAGCAGTTGTATAGCGTTTTATGTGCAATTAAATCAACTattttaattggctgatgcaCATTGAGACTAAAGGAATTGTTTAATGTAGCAAGTATGGCCCTTCCATGTTGTGTTTTATTATCTGTGTAATCTGTATCACCTGTCTCTTCTAGGAGGAGGAGGGTCCAGACATGGtgctggtgaaggaggagggtctggggaaccctgaggagaccatggtcatggaggacaaccagactacacctcctcctgaaaccacagaggaaccagctgagcagcacaggaccacacacagtctcactgaggtgagcccactgtaaactactgtctgaatggtattaggtcagggcctgtatccacaaagcctttcagagtaggagttctgatctagaatcagttttgccttttggaTCATGTGGaaagatcagcactcctactctgagactctttgcAGATAGGACACAGGTCTTGATTAATTATTTTTCTTAAGTGTGGGACCATGCCTTTGAATTTAAAAACAGAGTGTGAAATAATCAAATCAACTCACACGTTTTCATCTAACAATGACGAAGTTCTCAGAGGCAAATAATGAAACACACAATTCTATCCCtgttatatatttttgttgtattattacAATCCATATTTGAAGATGGATAGAAAAGCTATAACTAATTGGAACAcaaaagcactaattcaacatggtGGTGATAAAAACACAGCagacagaaggcacagtatgtattgagatggatggtgtggtgtgtgggaaAGTGTGGCGTTGAGTGAAAAAGGAAATGGTTTCCAATGTATGTCTGTGAGCAGAGGTTGTGAGAGAGCTTTCAATGTTGTGCAGATGAGGGATATacattttataatgaattatacgtcttatttctTTATTGTCCTGTCATGGTGGAACAgcgttttaaaataaattatacatctaatttatttattgtcctatcatggggaactacatttttaaataaattagaTGTATAATTTATGGTCCTATATTGATGGAACAGTCCACAACCCTATACACCCACCTGAacgacccagatactaaggagaagtccctatcTGTTTTATGGGCTTGCTGTAAGCGgcctgtatgcagccaaaatgcggTCAGAGACCTTCTAGAGCAGCACCgcccccctcaagattctgaacctgcctggcagggttggtcctgcaaagccagaGCCCCCTGacgggagagcataatatacaaggaaattctcaaagctgctaataagaaccttgacgaccttgtacctagccggggGGGATTCCGGTGGAGTgtccccacccaggcagtggcagtgctggcaacactagctgcagtaacccatggggaggggatcacactcggacattcagagaggcgGCAAAATTAAATGTCTGACTGCACGgtgatgcttgggaatatggtcactACGGAGGACCATGTGTGGATGTTTCAGGGGAAGAGGGTATATCTGACCTCCATCACCTAGGACGTGAcaatggttaatcaaatctccccatttctgcccattttttaaaatcagttttgcaggccttctcatacagctgcaactgaatatgcattcgtaaatcaagacctttcttgagttgggctctgggatgttGCAACTGTTGAGAATCTGAGTCTATGGTTGTTGTgggggaaaggggttgagtgtgagtgagtgtttgtatcCCACAACTGTAGCGAGGAAGTAAAATATGTTATGAACAATAtaggatgaatcacaataattgtttgctatAATAATAACTGCTTAGCATAATGTCATTTTGGTAATAGCGAGATTGGTGAGTTAAAAATACTTTGCATAAACTGCCTACATTACTACAAATACGAATAGCTAATTTATGGAAAATAAGATACACAGGATAatcttttaaatatatatatatatatatatatatataaacacatacatacagtgggtagaacaagtatttgatacactgccgatttttcaggttttcctacttacaaagcatgtagaggtctgtaatttttatcataggtacacttcaactgtgaaaaaatccagaaaatcatattgtatgatttttaagtaattaatttgcattttattgcatgacataagtatttgatacatcagaaaagcagaacttaatatttggtacagaaacctttgtttgcaattgtacatacatacacagttgaaatcagacgtttacatacacttaggttggagtgattaaaacttgtttttcaaccactccacaaatttcttgttaaactatagttttggcaagtcggttaggacatctactttgtgcattacacaagtaatttttccaacaattgtttacagactgattatttcacttataattcactgtatcacaattccagtgggtcagaagtttacatacactaagttgactgtgcctttaaacagcttggaaaatttcagaaaaggatgtcatggctttagaagcttctgatcggctaattgacataatttgagtcaattggaggtgtacctgtggatgtatttcaaggcctaccttcaaactcagtgcctcattacttgacatcatgagaaaatcaaaagaaaatcagccaagacctcagaaaaagaattggaGACCTCTACAagtatggttcatccttgggaacaatttccaaatgcctgaaggtaccacgttcatctgtacaaacaatagtacgcaagtataaacaccatgggaccacgcagccgtcatgccgctcaggaaggagacgtgttctgtctcctagagattaacgtactttggtgtgaaaagtgcaaatcaatcccagaacaacagcaaaggaccttgtgaagatgctggaggaaacaggtacaaaagtatctatatccacagtaaaacgagtcctatatcgacataacctgaaaggccgctcagcaaggaagaagccactgctccaaagccgcataaaaaaagccagactacggtttgcaactgcacatggggacaaagattgtactttttggagaaatgtcctctggtctgttgaaacaaaaatagaactgtttggccataatgaccatggttatgtttggaggaaaaatggggaggcttgcaaggaacaccatcccaaccgtgaagcacggggtggcagcatcatgttgtgggggtgctttgctgcaggagggactggggcacttcacaaaatagatggcttcacgaggaaggaaaattatgtggatatattgaagcaacatcaagacatcagtcaggaagttaaagcttggttgcaaatgggtcttccaaatggacaatgaccccaagcatacttccaaacttgtggcaaaatggctaaaggacaacaaagtcaaggtattggagtggccatcacaaagccctgacctcaatcctatagaagattagtgggcagaactgaaaaagcgtgtgcgagcaaggaggcctacaaacctgactcagttacaccagctctgtcaggaggaatgggccaaaattcacccaacttattgtgggaagcttgtggaagcctacccaaaacgtttgacccaagttaaacaatttaacggcaatgctaccaaatactaattgagtgtatttaaacttttgacccactgggaatgtggtgaaagaaagaaatcattctctactattattctgacatttcacattcttaaaataaactggtgatcctaactgacctaaaattgaatttttactaggattaaatgccaggaattgtgaaaaactgagtttaaatgtatttggctaaggtgtatgtaaacttctgacttcaactgcatGTATTGTTAGGGTTCGTTCCTTACGTCCTTATTTGTCAATCATtggttcattggtgaaattagcattatgacaatatctttaatgaaatcattcaaaaacctttatcAATGCAATTGAAGACATTAGTTGACAAACAGCAACACAGCACACAtgtttctgagtaagttctgccccaaacaaaaggtctcaagttgttttattaaaccAAAGTCCCGCCTTAGTGATGTCACTGACTACGTCATTACCTTTTTACTCCTGAGACCAAAACCCTACATCAATGGCTATACAAACACAGCACCATTCATAACCAACTCAACTCATTCGCTGGGTACCTCTACAAAATAAAAAGAACTAGTAATTTGGTAATTACCTTTTAACAAATCAAATTAGGTGAATAACACTATTCAACTCTGTGCTGACTGACTTGGTTGTTTTTGTGTCATTGCAGGGACTGAGTTTCCCTTCTCTCAGTCAAAACATTATACTTCATTCTTGAATCAACAcatatggatttttttttataatgAACTCTAATGGGTCCACATTGTTAGGTAATtgaatcacagtgttagaggcttGACTGTGGTTAACATTTTATAATGTCATGTTTGTGTTTACAGTAAAGAGTTCCTTATAAACCTTTATATGCTCTTCTGTACATTTTGTGTTTACAgtgtgcagtccatgaggacctGCTGATATCCGGTGTTGCTGGCGATCACAAACCCTGGCCCCGGATCCGAACCCTGGATCAGGAGCTGTTGCTCTTCCTTCGCAAGTCGGAACAAGGACcgaaccaccaccaccacacagaacacaaccagtggACAGGTGGACTGAACAACCTCAGTCCTGGTGGTCATCAGAGTTACCGAGGATCCAATCTGGGATGCAGTCTGCAGCCCAGACCCTTCTCTTCACAGTCTCAGTGCAGTGATGAAGCAGTGCTTGGGGCTGATAGACCCTCCTGTTCCTATGATACAAACACCACAGTATCCATGATGAACAGAGCAGGTGACCCTAAGCTTCAGCCTTCAGAGAGTGGTGGGAGACCCCCCTGGTGGTAGTCTTTCAGGAAGTCTGTCTTCTCCAGGATCTCATCTACTGCCTGGTGAATGGGTTAATAGAAGACCTGGACCTGGGTCTAGCCTTCCTCAGTTACCTCATGGTTACCCCACCAATACAGACAGGGTCAGGATGGGCGTTCACCACGAGCGATACCTAGCCTATAACACAGCACCCAATCTCAACAACACCCAAACAATGGCTAGAGGTCAAGGACGGAGCTCAAAGACtcctgtttctacctcccctggTGTCATTGGGTTACAACATGGGAGGCCAAGCATTAGGACAGACGCAGACAAGCCGTACACCTGCCCAACGTGTGGGAAGCGCTTCGCTAGGGCAGACTATTTGAGGGAGCACCAGACCGTTCACACCAAGGAGAAGCCCTTCAAGTGCAAACTATGTTACAAGAGCTTCTCCTTACAGAATAACCTTACCAGACATAGGAGTGTCCACAAGCGGGAGAAATCGTAGCAGTGTAGCTTGAGATGCACACAGGGTATGTCTGGGATAGTTATCATGTGAAGTGTCTTGAGGTAAGAGGGTAATTAACCACATACCCTTCATTAACCCTTTGGTAACTTGTCATTTGAAACAGGCTTGTAAATACCTGTTTTTagagagacagtaaatctaggcTAAAACAAGGACAGTTTAATATTTACCTTACTGAGGTGATGTAGATGGAATAAAGTAATTCTATTGTTTTCTACTCTATTTTTACTATCACACTGTTCTTTCTAAACCAGTGTGCTCTCAGCTTTAAAGATACTTTTCATAGGAGATTTGATGTGTCATGTAATAAGCAGTACCGCATTTCAAAGAACAGCGCGCATAACTTTTTCATTTAACCACACCCtttggtgactatttaacagtcggattgcctggagatagaagctgtttttcagtctctcggtcccagctttgatgcacctgtactgtctccaccGTTTAGATGGTAGctggtgaacaggccgtggctgaggtccttgatgatcttcttggccttcctgtgacaccgtgTGCTGTAGAtgttctggagggcaggcagtgtgcccctggtgatgcgagGGGCTaaccgcaccaccctctagagagccttgcggttgcggacagtgcaattgccataccaggcggagATAGAActtgacaggatgctctcaatggtgcatcttaGGGGCCAGCCtcatgaggttgaagaggtgcaaCACCACACTGTGTGTGGAttgaccatttcaggttgtcagtgatctGCATGCCGAAGAACATGAAGTATTTTTTTTTATGGGTCTATTTGTGTTTTTGTATTATGTAGTTCCCCCCCTTTTCTAAAATATCTATTTTTTATATGGTTTACCACCCTGTGCAGTAGGTGGCGGTATGCAcctctaacaattgtttacaaaccgCCGTAATACCAAAGAAGAGAACAGTGACCGAGAACATTATCCACGTCACCTTTTTGTGTTATTATTTAGACGGTTATTAACACCATTTAACTGCACAGCATCACATACTTACCCCATAATTCGCGTTGGAGACAGGACTTGGTTGATATGTTATCTAGGTAACGCTAGATAGCTGCTAACAATGGCTAACggtatggtttttcacactcaaatagcctccattaTGGAGGTGCTAGCAaatgcagccgtggcagagatctgtaaactcgtagaTGACGACTATGCAGTGCTTCGTTTGGAAGtaactcaaagccagaaagaaaacaggacattgcggaggaaactacagctaTTGGAACTGAAGGTGGCACGGGAGCGCGTCCTTCCAAGTAATGTCAAGATCCtcgaccgatacagaggaatTGCAAGAGGTACATTTTGCAGGAAGCTGAGGCTGCTGGGCCTATCGACCCCTTCCCGTCTGCGCATGTGTGAAATCAGATGTGTTAACCAGAATTGGGTCTTGGTCCATTTTTGGATAGTATGCTATAATTCCACTGATTTATTTAGCTATTTTGCAAAGGCACTATCATATTCTAACCAGCTTATTTATTTGCTGCATTTAATATTATTTACTAATTGAAAACAATATGACGCATGGAACATAACCAATCGATCTATAAATTGTACATCAAGAAGTTATGCTTAGTGTTTCATCCTTGCCAATTCCAGACAGTGAGTACGTTGACATGCACAGTAATAattcgatattaaactgattatggcagtaggccgaTTATGCAATAATCATGTAAACACACTATCTTAATCAGCATAATGTCCAAATCGAATTAATCGTACGGCAATTAAAAtaacctggttttctgagcaatctttaaTATTATTAGAGCATAATAACACCTTAATCTGCGTTTCAGCTGTGTATTTGATCTGCCATGTGCTAGCACCAGCCGAGAGAGCCTCCCTCTTTTGCGCAAGTGAAGTGAAGCCTGACCGACAGCATAATTGCATCAATTTGCTTAAGTCTGCTGTCAAACATTTTCATTATGCAATCCAACATTTTTtcctggatatgtgtgcaacaaaagttcaacattcaccttttcCTACTAGTTCTGTCAAGTCTATGCATACAATATGATGCATATGTTGAAGATATCCAATGTGTGCGTGCACCACACAGAACACTCTGCAACAGCAATGCTGTGAGGCAAACGCTGCGTTCCAATGGGAGTGAATGTACTTCTGTTGTCCCAAAACGCAATGACAATGTTGGTGTAATGGAGGCGTGAGTTATGAACAACTGAATGTAGTTTTCATGTTACAAACTTTACATGTCCGAACTCAATCAAATATCCTTCTCAAAAAAAAACATGGTCCTGTGGTAGAACGTTTTATTTTGATTGGCAATTTTCTGCATTCATcgggtagcctgatttcagatgtgtccatatatagaggattattagggaaatcgttgTTCTTGCAAAACATGTAAATGTTTAATCAAACTCTTATATTAATCTGTACTGTAGTCCAGAGAGGACGTCtaaataaacaacaaaatgtggaaaaagtcaagtggttgtgaatactttgaaggcagTGTAACTTGTCTAGTCTTGTTAGCTAGGTAGACAGcttgttatacagtaacagtcaaaagtttggacacacatactcattcctaattttctttatttttactattttctacattgtagaataatagtgaagacataaattatgaaataacacatggaatcatgtagtaaccaaaaaaagtgttaaacaaatcaaaatatatttaatatgtgagaattcaaagtagccaccctttgccttgatgacagctttgcatagtcttggcattttctcaaccagcttcaactggaatgctttaacaacagtcttgaaggagttcctacatacgctgagcacttgttggctgcttttccttccttcTGCCGTcctactcatcccaaaccatctcaattgggttgaggtcgggtgatctGATGTAGCACTACATTACTCTCATTCTTGttcaaatagcacttacacagcctggaggtgtgttgggccattgtcctgttgaaaaataaatgatagtcccactaagcacaaaccagatgggatggcatattgctgcagaatgttgtggtagccatgctggataagtgtgccttgaattctaaataaatcactgacagtgtcaccagcaaagcacccacacaccacctcctccatgcttcatggtgggaaccacacatgccgagatccgttcaccttctctgcgtctcacaaagacacagcggttggaaccaaaaatctaaaatttggactcatcagaccaaaggacagatttccaccggtctaatgttcattgctcgtgtttcttggccctagcaagtctcttcttattattggtgtccttgagtaggggtttctttgcagcaattcacccatgaaggcctgatccacgaagtctcctctgaacagttgacgttgagatgtgtctgttacttga
This genomic window from Salvelinus namaycush isolate Seneca chromosome 8, SaNama_1.0, whole genome shotgun sequence contains:
- the LOC120052982 gene encoding uncharacterized protein LOC120052982 isoform X3, translated to MPAVWCDADPVASVMKLRRHGEGHLTGGPRIFVKPAGHYTWRDDQTITVDEGTGTSTQHVIVIESADGEAAGPGVKQERSEGEVDPRRSRDIQTGAAGEPSVATEDTAPEPPRTQRSITEEEEGPDMVLVKEEGLGNPEETMVMEDNQTTPPPETTEEPAEQHRTTHSLTECAVHEDLLISGVAGDHKPWPRIRTLDQELLLFLRKSEQGPNHHHHTEHNQWTGGLNNLSPGGHQSYRGSNLGCSLQPRPFSSQSQCSDEAVLGADRPSCSYDTNTTVSMMNRAGDPKLQPSESGGRPPWW
- the LOC120052982 gene encoding uncharacterized protein LOC120052982 isoform X2, whose amino-acid sequence is MRHGLSRFFSVPVDPFASAHMLRCYPDVCLGEGHLTGGPRIFVKPAGHYTWRDDQTITVDEGTGTSTQHVIVIESADGEAAGPGVKQERSEGEVDPRRSRDIQTGAAGEPSVATEDTAPEPPRTQRSITEEEEGPDMVLVKEEGLGNPEETMVMEDNQTTPPPETTEEPAEQHRTTHSLTECAVHEDLLISGVAGDHKPWPRIRTLDQELLLFLRKSEQGPNHHHHTEHNQWTGGLNNLSPGGHQSYRGSNLGCSLQPRPFSSQSQCSDEAVLGADRPSCSYDTNTTVSMMNRAGDPKLQPSESGGRPPWW